A genomic window from Silene latifolia isolate original U9 population chromosome 11, ASM4854445v1, whole genome shotgun sequence includes:
- the LOC141613427 gene encoding glutathione S-transferase U17-like → MGEGNCEVKVLGTWPSPYVMRPRIALNLKSVEYDFIVETMFPKSDLLLKSNPVYKKIPVLFHNGKPVCESNVIVQYIDEAFSSGLSILPSDPYDRSVHRFWATYVDDKWFPALITTIKAGTPEAKATAFEQLKEGTILLEEAFLKLSNGKPFFGGDKIGYINIAFGSVLGWVRVSEMNNNVKVLEEAIAPSLVAWADKFCADEAVKDVMQDTDELVEFVNTMLAKNKPPSST, encoded by the exons ATGGGAGAGGGAAATTGTGAGGTGAAAGTGTTAGGAACATGGCCAAGCCCATATGTAATGAGGCCAAGAATTGCACTAAACTTAAAATCTGTTGAATATGATTTTATTGTAGAAACTATGTTCCCCAAAAGTGACCTTTTACTTAAATCGAACCCCGTTTACAAGAAAATCCCGGTACTGTTTCATAATGGCAAGCCAGTTTGTGAATCTAATGTGATTGTTCAGTACATTGATGAAGCTTTCTCATCTGGGCTGTCCATTCTCCCCTCCGATCCCTACGATCGCTCCGTCCATCGTTTTTGGGCTACTTATGTTGATGACAAG TGGTTCCCAGCTTTGATAACAACAATCAAAGCCGGAACACCAGAAGCAAAGGCAACAGCCTTTGAGCAACTCAAAGAAGGGACCATCCTACTTGAGGAGGCATTTTTGAAACTAAGTAATGGGAAGCCCTTTTTCGGAGGTGACAAAATCGGGTATATCAACATTGCCTTTGGGAGCGTCCTTGGTTGGGTCCGAGTGTCGGAGATGAATAACAATGTCAAGGTGCTTGAGGAGGCAATCGCTCCTTCTCTAGTAGCTTGGGCTGACAAGTTTTGTGCTGATGAAGCTGTTAAGGATGTTATGCAGGATACTGATGAGCTTGTTGAGTTTGTTAATACCATGTTGGCTAAGAATAAGCCACCCTCTTCCACTTAG
- the LOC141611397 gene encoding DUF21 domain-containing protein At4g33700-like isoform X2, with protein MAVEYTCCETKFFLNIGIIVFLVIFAGLMSGLTLGLMSLSLVDLEVLAKSGTPKDRKYAEKILPVVKNQHLLLCTLLICNAAAMETLPIFMDSLVTAWGAILISVTLILLFGEG; from the exons ATGGCGGTGGAGTACACGTGTTGCGAGACCAAGTTTTTCCTGAACATTGGAATAATTGTATTTCTGGTAATATTTGCAGGATTAATGTCTGGTTTAACTTTAGGTCTTATGTCTCTGAGTCTTGTTGATCTTGAAGTTCTTGCTAAATCTGGTACTCCTAAGGATCGCAAATATGCTG AGAAAATATTGCCGGTTGTTAAGAATCAGCATTTACTACTCTGTACCTTGCTTATCTGCAATGCTGCCGCCATGGAG ACACTCCCAATTTTCATGGATAGTTTGGTTACAGCTTGGGGTGCCATCCTCATTTCAGTGACATTAATACTTTTGTTTGGTGAG GGATAA
- the LOC141611397 gene encoding DUF21 domain-containing protein At4g33700-like isoform X1, protein MAVEYTCCETKFFLNIGIIVFLVIFAGLMSGLTLGLMSLSLVDLEVLAKSGTPKDRKYAEKILPVVKNQHLLLCTLLICNAAAMETLPIFMDSLVTAWGAILISVTLILLFGEIIPQSLCSRYRNKALILLVVAILLSCEWNSKVIKVIVISNDLIVTRCLLFQLKL, encoded by the exons ATGGCGGTGGAGTACACGTGTTGCGAGACCAAGTTTTTCCTGAACATTGGAATAATTGTATTTCTGGTAATATTTGCAGGATTAATGTCTGGTTTAACTTTAGGTCTTATGTCTCTGAGTCTTGTTGATCTTGAAGTTCTTGCTAAATCTGGTACTCCTAAGGATCGCAAATATGCTG AGAAAATATTGCCGGTTGTTAAGAATCAGCATTTACTACTCTGTACCTTGCTTATCTGCAATGCTGCCGCCATGGAG ACACTCCCAATTTTCATGGATAGTTTGGTTACAGCTTGGGGTGCCATCCTCATTTCAGTGACATTAATACTTTTGTTTGGTGAG ATTATACCGCAATCACTTTGTTCTCGCTATCGAAACAAGGCCTTAATATTACTTGTAGTTGCCATATTACTGTCCTGTGAATGGAATAGCAAAGTTATCAAGGTCATCGTGATTTCGAATGATCTTATTGTTACACGTTGTTTGTTGTTTCAATTAAAGTTGTAA
- the LOC141611398 gene encoding glutathione S-transferase U17-like — protein MAEGNCEVKLLGAWPSPFAMRPRIALNLKSIEYDFIVEVETMFPKSELLLKSNPVHKKIPVLFHNDKPVCESNVTVQYIDEAFSSGLSILPSDPYDRSVHRFWATYVDDKWFPALITTIKAGTPEAKATAFEQLKEGTILLEEAFLKLSNGKPFFGGDKIGYIDIAFGSVLGWVRVSERKNNVKLLDEGISPSLVAWADKFCADESVKDVMQDTDELVEFVNTMLAKIKPPSST, from the exons ATGGCAGAGGGAAATTGTGAGGTGAAATTGTTAGGAGCATGGCCAAGTCCATTTGCAATGAGGCCAAGAATTGCACTAAACTTGAAATCTATTGAATATGATTTCATTGTAGAAGTAGAAACTATGTTCCCCAAAAGTGAGCTTTTGCTTAAATCGAACCCGGTTCACAAGAAAATCCCGGTTCTGTTTCATAATGACAAGCCTGTTTGTGAATCTAATGTGACTGTTCAGTACATTGATGAAGCTTTCTCATCTGGGCTGTCCATTCTCCCCTCCGATCCCTACGATCGCTCCGTCCATCGTTTCTGGGCTACTTATGTTGATGACAAG TGGTTCCCAGCTTTGATAACAACAATCAAAGCCGGAACACCAGAAGCAAAGGCAACAGCCTTTGAGCAACTCAAAGAAGGGACCATCCTACTTGAGGAGGCATTTTTGAAACTAAGCAATGGGAAGCCTTTTTTCGGAGGTGACAAAATCGGGTATATCGACATTGCCTTTGGTAGCGTCCTTGGTTGGGTCCGAGTGTCggagaggaaaaacaatgtcaAACTGCTCGATGAGGGAATCAGTCCTTCTCTTGTAGCTTGGGCTGACAAGTTTTGTGCCGATGAATCTGTTAAGGATGTTATGCAGGATACTGATGAGCTTGTTGAGTTTGTTAATACCATGTTGGCTAAGATTAAGCCACCCTCTTCCACTTAG
- the LOC141611399 gene encoding cytochrome c produces MASFGEAPAGNPKAGEKIFKMKCAQCHTVDQGAGHKQGPNLNGLFGRQSGTAAGYSYSAANKNKAVHWGEDTLYDYLLNPKKYIPGTKMVFPGLKKPQDRADLIAYLKESTA; encoded by the exons ATGGCGTCATTCGGCGAAGCCCCCGCTGGAAACCCAAAGGCAGGTGAAAAGATCTTCAAGATGAAGTGCGCTCAATGTCACACCGTTGATCAAGGCGCTGGCCACAAACAAG GTCCAAACCTAAATGGCCTTTTCGGGAGGCAGTCAGGGACTGCTGCTGGTTACTCTTACTCTGCTGCCAACAAGAACAAGGCTGTCCATTGGGGAGAGGACACACTGTATGACTACTTGCTGAACCCAAAGAAG TACATTCCCGGTACTAAGATGGTGTTCCCCGGTTTGAAGAAGCCTCAGGATCGAGCGGACCTCATTGCATATCTCAAGGAATCCACTGCCTAA